The Penaeus chinensis breed Huanghai No. 1 chromosome 39, ASM1920278v2, whole genome shotgun sequence genome has a segment encoding these proteins:
- the LOC125046894 gene encoding formin-like protein 20 — translation MKNADEGGTGRHDACLALRKAVAQADASSQTPRDEALDGNRKRNFRPTRTENQTDIFQKQFPVMKAAHVIGRRPCLLPRTGAGNSPGPRAFLLPPPPPTPLPRNTHFWPVFSSTDPLPLPPPLPLPLPLPLPLLYLHPGPSPPLPLPLHGPMSAFFADHASLAPAPPSPLHGTPPPSPRRDQPVRGQSRPGRARRQEPGAKSQAPRAKRQEPGAKSQAPRARPQEPGAKSQEPRARSQEPGAKSQEPRARSQEPGAKSQEPRARRQEAGAKSQEPRARSQEPRARSQEPGAKSQEPRARSQEPGARSQEPGAKSQEPRARSQEPRAKEPGARGSRSCLDDLPPAFGDPWRLGGVPGPSPPYDCLSAWEGQWHYGRESGG, via the exons ATGAAAAACGCTGATGAAGGCGGCACTGGTCGTCACGATGCCTGCCTCGCCCTTCGGAAGGCCGTGGCGCAGGCG GATGCCTCTTCGCAAACACCGCGCGACGAGGCCCTTGACGGAAATCGCAAGCGCAACTTCCGTCCGACCCGTACGGAAAACCAAACGGATATTTTCCAGAAACAGTTCCCCGTCATGAAAGCGGCCCACGTCATCGGCCGGCGTCCGTGCCTCCTGCCAAGGACGGGCGCGGGGAATTCCCCCGGGCCCcgcgccttcctcctccccccgcccccacccacgcCCTTGCCACGGAATACCCATTTCTGGCCTG TCTTCTCTTCCACTGATCCTTTGCCCCTTCCTCcgcccttgcccctgcccctgcccctgcccctgcccctgctctaTCTCCATCCCGGCCCCTCCCCACCTCTGCCACTGCCTCTACATGGCCCCATGTCGGCCTTCTTCGCTG ACCACGCCTCCCTCGCTcctgcgcccccctcccccctccacggcacccctcccccctcgccaagAAGAGATCAACCTGTGCGCGGACAATCACGTCCGGGAAGAGCCAGGCGCCAAGAGCCAGGCGCCAAGAGCCAGGCGCCAAGAGCCAAGCGCCAAGAGCCAGGCGCCAAGAGCCAGGCGCCAAGAGCCAGGCCCCAAGAGCCAGGCGCCAAGAGCCAGGAGCCAAGGGCCAGGAGCCAAGAGCCAGGAGCCAAGAGCCAGGAGCCAAGAGCCAGGAGCCAAGAGCCAGGAGCCAAGAGCCAGGAGCCAAGAGCCAGGCGCCAAGAGGCAGGAGCCAAGAGCCAGGAGCCAAGAGCTAGGAGCCAGGAGCCAAGAGCCAGGAGCCAAGAGCCAGGCGCCAAGAGCCAGGAGCCAAGAGCCAGGAGCCAAGAGCCAGGAGCCAGGAGCCAAGAGCCAGGAGCCAAGAGCCAGGAGCCAAGAGCCAGGAGCCAGGAGCCAAGAGCCAAGGAACCAGGAGCCAGGGGGTCAAGGAGCTGCCTGGATGACCTTCCGCCTGCCTTCGGCGATCCGTGGCGACTGGGGGGAGTGCCAGGGCCAAGCCCTCCTTACGACTGCCTCTCGGCGTGGGAAGGACAGTGGCACTATGGCAGGGAGAGCGGAGGGTAG
- the LOC125046634 gene encoding inositol-trisphosphate 3-kinase homolog, which translates to MKASVQLPLTQMMKETEGSAAEALANTKEPQDLALLRFLLLLQVAGERKAEIEELLRGTAGFRLPKQQKPPEEDANHQPDNHRPKRAPLARRWRKNLLKKRSSEDDEVSATSSSASSTNSSTRSSSSISPSQPHAHREEVCANGHLNLALEDAEAPLAKDGLSAEDTADMSLLQKLALNALNLTAPASSVLLNNRRNSWVQLSGHPGSLAPAGPGTIWKKRGPEPVETVAYQAFSQDPARELAPTFFREVVYQDEYFIEMQDLLYNFHNPSVMDIKMGTRTFLESEVTNTKARHDLYEKMIKVDPTAPTPEEHEAKAVTKLRYMDFRDNMSSSRSLGFRIEALKMTGSDAVTELKTVRSREEVVGTMSGFLKGRENTKRQVLSRLNHLRDTFAKSPYFQKHEVIGSSILIIYDDDKAGVWMIDFAKTVPVPEGVSITHREAWVLGNHEEGFLTGVDNLIKVVEEVPTVKSRRLGLFSKS; encoded by the exons ATGAAGGCATCCGTGCAGCTGCCACTCACGCAGATGATGAAGGAGACCGAAGGATCCGCGGCAGAGGCTCTGGCCAACACCAAGGAGCCGCAGGATCTTGCCCTACTCAGGTTCCTGCTCCTCCTGCAA GTAGCGGGAGAGCGGAAGGCGGAGATCGAGGAGCTCCTGCGAGGGACGGCCGGGTTCCGACTGCCGAAGCAGCAGAAGCCGCCGGAGGAGGACGCCAACCACCAGCCGGACAACCACCGGCCGAAGAGAGCGCCGCTGGCCAGGCGGTGGAGGAAGAACCTCCTGAAGAAGAGGTCGAGCGAGGATGACGAGGTCTCCGCCACCAGCTCGTCcgcctcctccaccaactcctccaCCAGGTCCAGCAGCAGCATCTCGCCCTCGCAGCCGCACGCCCACCGCGAAGAGGTCTGCGCCAATGGCCACCTCAACCTCGCGCTCGAGGACGCCGAGGCGCCCCTGGCGAAGGACGGCCTCAGCGCCGAGGACACCGCCGACATGTCGCTCCTGCAGAAGCTGGCGCTG AATGCCCTCAACCTGACGGCGCCGGCGTCCTCGGTCCTCCTCAACAACCGGCGCAACAGCTGGGTGCAGTTATCAGGTCACCCAGGATCTCTGGCTCCAGCTGGCCCAGGAACCATCTGGAAGAAGCGAGGCCCCGAGCCCGTGGAGACGGTCGCCTACCAGGCCTTCTCGCAGGACCCGGCCAGGGAGCTCGCGCCCACATTCTTCCGGGAGGTCGTCTATCAAGATGAAT ATTTCATTGAGATGCAAGACCTATTATATAACTTCCACAACCCGTCTGTGATGGACATAAAGATGGGAACTCGCACCTTCCTGGAGTCCGAAGTGACCAACACCAAGGCTCGCCACGACCTGTATGAGAAG ATGATTAAAGTGGACCCTACAGCACCAACCCCCGAGGAGCACGAAGCCAAAGCAGTAACTAAGTTGCGATACATGGACTTCCGTGACAACATGAGTTCTTCTCGATCCCTCGGGTTCCGGATAGAAGCTCTGAAG atgACTGGTAGTGATGCTGTTACGGAACTTAAGACAGTCCGCAGTCGCGAAGAAGTTGTTGGGACCATGAGTGGGTTTCTCAAAGGGCGAGAGAACACCAAACGACAGGTTTTGTCACGTCTTAATCATCTTAGGGATACTTTCGCCAAATCGCCATATTTCCAAAAGCATGAG GTGATTGGAAGCAGCATCTTGATTATCTACGATGACGATAAAGCAGGTGTTTGGATGATAGACTTTGCCAAAACTGTGCCCGTTCCAGAGGGTGTCAGCATTACTCACAGAGAAGCATGGGTCCTAGGCAACCACGAGGAAGGCTTTCTTACTGGGGTAGATAACCTCATAaag GTTGTGGAGGAAGTACCAACAGTGAAATCAAGGAGGTTAGGGTTATTTAGCAAGTCGTAA
- the LOC125046933 gene encoding uncharacterized protein LOC125046933 isoform X1: MLAQNLRVIKLQSGEKLVFEDRNSPLSTFRRVTDRSEDDSDHEYSEWHLLPDLLLEQVFQYLTLCERYNASLVCSNWYTAFYFPRVWYTFVLHDELLTKRKFNYYSGYQKRLDHYKVTIFLSNMGKFIKTLIIKPMTNFFSLYEFCNMSCFMNHKVPGTLENVHTFRFHFSCHLAQRSEEVVFGTGGEILQMFKRLLGILTKLKTLELRDLLLEGADGLQLLDDVCVECCETLQTLILVNITKHNHCLLHPGAFVNLQTLVISPQNIGEDLLELLSHTTIRNMFIVQNKYTEGGRILDPLAWKRCRTTNPRLRVHLSSEGNSKKEILWQRRAPVKSIVYESPYAKITTSVMMQLVELYQSDLEVFAHKELPRFHMPRSFHDRADSSLILLARQCPYLHTLVVREKISTATVLLLVYTAKNLQFLYVRRNALLLKADWPMNPDWTFEFYDWLRRSARSYEAMEREVSQILGYRWQALTDKQYKNLQLDLEKSRYMYF, encoded by the exons ATGTTAGCACAGAATTTGCGCGTTATTAAACTCCAGTCTGGAGAAAAGCTAGTATTTGAAG ATAGGAACTCGCCTCTAAGTACATTTCGGCGGGTGACTGACAGATCTGAAGATGACTCCGACCACGAGTACAGCGAATGGCACCTCCTCCCTGACCTCCTGCTCGAACAGGTCTTCCAGTACCTGACGCTGTGCGAGCGGTACAATGCCTCCTTG GTCTGTTCGAATTGGTATACAGCTTTCTACTTCCCGAGAGTTTGGTACACCTTCGTACTCCACGATGAGCTGCTCACCAAAAGAAAATTCAATTATTATTCAGGATATCAG AAACGACTCGACCACTACAAGGTCACCATATTTTTGTCAAACATGGGCAAGTTTATCAAGACGTTGATCATCAAGCCAATGACGAATTTCTTCAGCCTCTACGAGTTTTGCAACATGTCCTGCTTCATGAATCACAAAGTCCCGGGCACGCTGGAGAACGTCCATACTTTCAG GTTCCACTTCTCGTGCCACTTGGCTCAGCGCTCGGAGGAAGTGGTCTTCGGCACCGGGGGAGAAATCCTCCAGATGTTCAAGCGCCTCCTCGGGATCCTGACCAAGCTGAAGACGCTGGAGCTCAGGGACCTGCTTCTGGAGGGCGCCGACGGCCTGCAGCTGCTGGACGAT gtttgcGTCGAATGCTGCGAAACCCTCCAGACCCTGATCCTGGTCAACATAACGAAGCACAACCACTGCCTGCTTCATCCGGGGGCCTTCGTAAACCTCCAGACCTTAGTCATTTCCCCTCAG AATATCGGGGAGGACCTGCTCGAGCTCTTATCGCACACGACAATACGGAACATGTTCATCGTGCAGAACAAGTACACAGAGGGCGGGCGCATCCTCGACCCCCTGGCCTGGAAGCGCTGCCGGACCACCAACCCGAGGCTGCGCGTCCACCTCAGCTCTGAAGGCAACTCCAAGAAGGAGATTCTGTGGCAGCGACGCGCGCCCGTCAAGAGCATTGTGTATGAGTCTCCTTACGCGAAG ATCACTACATCGGTGATGATGCAGCTTGTGGAGCTCTACCAGTCCGACCTGGAGGTGTTCGCCCACAAGGAGCTGCCGCGGTTCCACATGCCGAGGTCCTTCCACGACAGAGCCGACTCCTCCCTCATCCTGCTGGCCAGGCAGTGCCCCTACTTGCACACGCTG GTGGTCCGTGAGAAAATATCAACTGCAACTGTACTTCTGTTGGTTTACACTGCAAAAAATCTCCAATTTCTGTATGTTCGCAGAAATGCCTTACTCCTGAAG gcgGACTGGCCCATGAACCCCGACTGGACCTTCGAGTTCTACGACTGGCTGCGGCGCAGCGCTCGCTCCTACGAGGCGATGGAGCGCGAGGTGTCCCAGATCCTGGGCTACAGGTGGCAGGCGCTCACGGACAAGCAGTATAAGAATCTCCAGTTAGATCTTGAAAAGTCGCGTTATATGTACTTCTAG
- the LOC125046933 gene encoding uncharacterized protein LOC125046933 isoform X2 — protein MDRNSPLSTFRRVTDRSEDDSDHEYSEWHLLPDLLLEQVFQYLTLCERYNASLVCSNWYTAFYFPRVWYTFVLHDELLTKRKFNYYSGYQKRLDHYKVTIFLSNMGKFIKTLIIKPMTNFFSLYEFCNMSCFMNHKVPGTLENVHTFRFHFSCHLAQRSEEVVFGTGGEILQMFKRLLGILTKLKTLELRDLLLEGADGLQLLDDVCVECCETLQTLILVNITKHNHCLLHPGAFVNLQTLVISPQNIGEDLLELLSHTTIRNMFIVQNKYTEGGRILDPLAWKRCRTTNPRLRVHLSSEGNSKKEILWQRRAPVKSIVYESPYAKITTSVMMQLVELYQSDLEVFAHKELPRFHMPRSFHDRADSSLILLARQCPYLHTLVVREKISTATVLLLVYTAKNLQFLYVRRNALLLKADWPMNPDWTFEFYDWLRRSARSYEAMEREVSQILGYRWQALTDKQYKNLQLDLEKSRYMYF, from the exons ATGG ATAGGAACTCGCCTCTAAGTACATTTCGGCGGGTGACTGACAGATCTGAAGATGACTCCGACCACGAGTACAGCGAATGGCACCTCCTCCCTGACCTCCTGCTCGAACAGGTCTTCCAGTACCTGACGCTGTGCGAGCGGTACAATGCCTCCTTG GTCTGTTCGAATTGGTATACAGCTTTCTACTTCCCGAGAGTTTGGTACACCTTCGTACTCCACGATGAGCTGCTCACCAAAAGAAAATTCAATTATTATTCAGGATATCAG AAACGACTCGACCACTACAAGGTCACCATATTTTTGTCAAACATGGGCAAGTTTATCAAGACGTTGATCATCAAGCCAATGACGAATTTCTTCAGCCTCTACGAGTTTTGCAACATGTCCTGCTTCATGAATCACAAAGTCCCGGGCACGCTGGAGAACGTCCATACTTTCAG GTTCCACTTCTCGTGCCACTTGGCTCAGCGCTCGGAGGAAGTGGTCTTCGGCACCGGGGGAGAAATCCTCCAGATGTTCAAGCGCCTCCTCGGGATCCTGACCAAGCTGAAGACGCTGGAGCTCAGGGACCTGCTTCTGGAGGGCGCCGACGGCCTGCAGCTGCTGGACGAT gtttgcGTCGAATGCTGCGAAACCCTCCAGACCCTGATCCTGGTCAACATAACGAAGCACAACCACTGCCTGCTTCATCCGGGGGCCTTCGTAAACCTCCAGACCTTAGTCATTTCCCCTCAG AATATCGGGGAGGACCTGCTCGAGCTCTTATCGCACACGACAATACGGAACATGTTCATCGTGCAGAACAAGTACACAGAGGGCGGGCGCATCCTCGACCCCCTGGCCTGGAAGCGCTGCCGGACCACCAACCCGAGGCTGCGCGTCCACCTCAGCTCTGAAGGCAACTCCAAGAAGGAGATTCTGTGGCAGCGACGCGCGCCCGTCAAGAGCATTGTGTATGAGTCTCCTTACGCGAAG ATCACTACATCGGTGATGATGCAGCTTGTGGAGCTCTACCAGTCCGACCTGGAGGTGTTCGCCCACAAGGAGCTGCCGCGGTTCCACATGCCGAGGTCCTTCCACGACAGAGCCGACTCCTCCCTCATCCTGCTGGCCAGGCAGTGCCCCTACTTGCACACGCTG GTGGTCCGTGAGAAAATATCAACTGCAACTGTACTTCTGTTGGTTTACACTGCAAAAAATCTCCAATTTCTGTATGTTCGCAGAAATGCCTTACTCCTGAAG gcgGACTGGCCCATGAACCCCGACTGGACCTTCGAGTTCTACGACTGGCTGCGGCGCAGCGCTCGCTCCTACGAGGCGATGGAGCGCGAGGTGTCCCAGATCCTGGGCTACAGGTGGCAGGCGCTCACGGACAAGCAGTATAAGAATCTCCAGTTAGATCTTGAAAAGTCGCGTTATATGTACTTCTAG